A part of Cydia amplana chromosome 24, ilCydAmpl1.1, whole genome shotgun sequence genomic DNA contains:
- the LOC134659317 gene encoding cuticle protein 1-like, whose product MRFLIAFAAVLGYASASAILPLAYGINAGDAQAAAIDATVAAQDHARAAIEGNLRANEAAVQWNTEAVRQAAEASRDINENAYWNGVAASQNVVAAAQSQAAALNGIAAARAGLWGAHAAPLAPVAAWGAPLLHGGLGYHGAALRAW is encoded by the exons ATGAGATTTCTG ATCGCTTTCGCCGCCGTCCTCGGCTACGCCTCGGCCTCGGCCATCCTGCCCCTCGCGTACGGCATCAACGCCGGCGACGCGCAGGCGGCCGCCATCGACGCCACCGTGGCCGCGCAGGACCATGCGCGCGCGGCGATTGAGGGTAATCTCCGGGCGAACGAGGCCGCGGTGCAGTGGAATACCGAGGCCGTGCGCCAGGCCGCCGAGGCCTCGAGGGACATCAATGAGAACGCTTACTGGAATGGCGTCGCCGCTTCCCAg AACGTCGTAGCCGCCGCCCAATCGCAAGCCGCCGCCCTAAACGGCatcgccgccgcccgcgccggccTGTGGGGCGCCCACGCCGCGCCCCTCGCCCCCGTGGCCGCCTGGGGCGCCCCCCTCCTCCACGGCGGTCTGGGCTACCATGGCGCCGCTCTGCGCGCGTGGTAA
- the LOC134659312 gene encoding pupal cuticle protein PCP52-like isoform X1, whose protein sequence is MRVLILSAIFACAAAAPSAPVVAIAPIIPAAIPTLSPGDLQAAAINAKVQAEDQARAIAEQTRLAAEVAREQAELASEGPKPLAYAAPAPVIAAIAAPTPGDLQAAAIDAKVQAEDQARAIAEQARLAAEVAREQAKLALEGQKEKAEEVTSIVKEKNEELFWNVEDKKWQAIDAVKTIEAKIDGAVANNAEALAKSVIPVVASLPYANLVYAPGLIPLVKDKITKTADKDKIETPKLEGLALTQGIGLAGAPWPSLTLVQPGLIGAPLPLQPVLTPIIKQW, encoded by the exons ATGAGAGTTCTG ATCCTGTCCGCGATCTTCGCCTGCGCGGCCGCAGCGCCCTCGGCCCCTGTGGTCGCCATAGCCCCCATCATCCCCGCCGCCATCCCTACCCTATCCCCAGGGGACCTGCAGGCTGCCGCCATCAATGCCAAGGTTCAGGCGGAGGACCAGGCTCGGGCGATAGCGGAGCAGACGAGGCTAGCTGCTGAAGTAGCTAGGGAACAGGCTGAACTGGCTTCAGAGGGTCCAAAG CCTTTAGCCTACGCGGCACCAGCCCCCGTGATTGCAGCCATCGCCGCTCCAACCCCAGGGGACCTCCAAGCGGCTGCCATCGACGCCAAGGTCCAAGCGGAAGACCAGGCCAGGGCCATAGCAGAGCAGGCGAGGTTAGCAGCTGAAGTAGCGAGGGAGCAGGCTAAACTGGCGTTGGAAGGACAGAAG GAAAAGGCGGAAGAAGTGACTTCCATAGTGAAAGAAAAAAACGAGGAACTATTCTGGAACGTGGAAGACAAGAAATGGCAAGCGATAGACGCAGTGAAAACAATCGAAGCGAAAATCGACGGCGCGGTCGCGAACAACGCTGAAGCTTTAGCAAAAAGCGTCATTCCAGTGGTAGCTTCTTTGCCTTATGCTAACCTGGTATACGCTCCTGGATTAATACCGCTggttaaagataagataaccAAGACTGCTGATAAGGATAAGATAGAGACACCGAAATTGGAAGGGCTGGCGTTGACTCAGGGTATAGGGTTGGCTGGAGCCCCGTGGCCCTCCCTGACTTTGGTTCAACCAGGGCTGATAGGGGCACCGCTGCCGCTGCAGCCTGTGCTCACGCCAATCATCAAGCAGTGGTAG
- the LOC134659312 gene encoding pupal cuticle protein PCP52-like isoform X2 produces the protein MRVLILSAIFACAAAAPSAPVVAIAPIIPAAIPTLSPGDLQAAAINAKVQAEDQARAIAEQTRLAAEVAREQAELASEGPKPIAYAAPAPVIAIGAPTSGDLQAAAIDAKVQAEDQARAIAEQARLAAEVAREQAKLALEGQKEKAEEVTSIVKEKNEELFWNVEDKKWQAIDAVKTIEAKIDGAVANNAEALAKSVIPVVASLPYANLVYAPGLIPLVKDKITKTADKDKIETPKLEGLALTQGIGLAGAPWPSLTLVQPGLIGAPLPLQPVLTPIIKQW, from the exons ATGAGAGTTCTG ATCCTGTCCGCGATCTTCGCCTGCGCGGCCGCAGCGCCCTCGGCCCCTGTGGTCGCCATAGCCCCCATCATCCCCGCCGCCATCCCTACCCTATCCCCAGGGGACCTGCAGGCTGCCGCCATCAATGCCAAGGTTCAGGCGGAGGACCAGGCTCGGGCGATAGCGGAGCAGACGAGGCTAGCTGCTGAAGTAGCTAGGGAACAGGCTGAACTGGCTTCAGAGGGTCCAAAG CCTATAGCCTACGCGGCACCAGCCCCCGTTATTGCCATCGGCGCTCCGACCTCAGGGGACCTCCAAGCCGCTGCCATCGACGCCAAGGTCCAAGCGGAAGACCAGGCCAGGGCTATAGCAGAACAGGCGAGGTTAGCAGCTGAAGTAGCGAGGGAACAGGCTAAACTGGCGTTGGAAGGACAGAAG GAAAAGGCGGAAGAAGTGACTTCCATAGTGAAAGAAAAAAACGAGGAACTATTCTGGAACGTGGAAGACAAGAAATGGCAAGCGATAGACGCAGTGAAAACAATCGAAGCGAAAATCGACGGCGCGGTCGCGAACAACGCTGAAGCTTTAGCAAAAAGCGTCATTCCAGTGGTAGCTTCTTTGCCTTATGCTAACCTGGTATACGCTCCTGGATTAATACCGCTggttaaagataagataaccAAGACTGCTGATAAGGATAAGATAGAGACACCGAAATTGGAAGGGCTGGCGTTGACTCAGGGTATAGGGTTGGCTGGAGCCCCGTGGCCCTCCCTGACTTTGGTTCAACCAGGGCTGATAGGGGCACCGCTGCCGCTGCAGCCTGTGCTCACGCCAATCATCAAGCAGTGGTAG
- the LOC134659315 gene encoding cuticle protein 38-like, translated as MRFLIVAAVLACAAAAPSGLLAGPYGHGLIGHGAPLAYGHGAPLAYGHAAPLAVAHAAVPTISPGDIQGAAIDAHVEAADHVRAAVDATREYHDQAAELHGQAINAAEDHSWQAVDAVKTHEAQIDGATAGVAPILAKQLAGHAGVYAAAAPALAHAAYAAPIAHGAPVLAHAGPLAHAGIAHGGSHSVSTQSLHQTHPAPLVHAPVIAHAAPVAYAAHAGYGHAGLAHGLAHW; from the exons ATGAGATTTCTG ATTGTTGCCGCCGTCCTCGCCTGCGCCGCCGCAGCGCCCTCGGGCCTGCTGGCTGGTCCCTACGGTCATGGTCTGATCGGCCATGGCGCGCCTCTGGCTTACGGCCATGGCGCCCCTCTGGCTTACGGCCACGCCGCCCCTCTGGCTGTGGCTCACGCCGCCGTCCCCACCATCTCCCCCGGTGACATCCAGGGCGCCGCCATCGACGCTCATGTCGAAGCCGCCGACCACGTCCGCGCCGCCGTCGATGCCACCCGCGAATACCACGACCAGGCTGCTGAGCTCCACGGACAGGCCATCAACGCCGCCGAGGATCACTCGTGGCAGGCAGTTGATGCCGTGAAGACCCATGAAGCTCAGATTGATGGTGCCACCGCCGGTGTTGCGCCCATCCTCGCTAAGCAGCTGGCCGGTCACGCCGGAGtgtacgccgccgccgcccccgcGCTCGCGCACGCCGCCTACGCCGCTCCCATCGCGCACGGCGCGCCCGTGCTCGCGCACGCCGGTCCCCTCGCGCACGCTGGTATCGCCCACGGCGGCAGCCACTCCGTGTCCACCCAGTCCCTGCACCAGACCCACCCCGCCCCGCTCGTGCACGCCCCCGTGATCGCTCACGCCGCCCCCGTCGCGTACGCCGCGCACGCCGGCTACGGCCACGCCGGACTCGCCCACGGACTAGCGCACTGGTAA